The Vibrio tritonius genomic sequence ATTTCCTGAACTTTTTGTATTGGCTAATAAACTAGCAGATTGGTTAGATACAGAGTTCTAAAAATCACCTAACAAGACACACCAGCAGACACACTTTAGTTGGGCGCTTGTGGTTTAAAGTTATCAGTGTGCTGGAGTAATGGTGAGTGAGCTGCTGTGCTAGTCGTTAGTGCGTCAAGCGAAGCTTGATGCCTCTTACAGGGTGCAAGTCCCTGTCGGGTAAGGTTTAGCTAACCACCCGTATCGAGTGTTGCGCCTGTGGCGGAACTCGTTTTTTTTTCGAGCGAACAAGACAGGTGAAGCGTACACAGAGAATTATGTAGGCCATAGGGGCTATCGTGGCCCTGAAGTGCTGGTATCGCTTCGACAAAGTCCATCCGATTGACGAGGTTTGTAACGTGATCGAAGTCCAAGCAAAGCAACCGTAAATAGCAAGGTTGCGGAGAGTCGGCGGAGTTATCAAGCCGTGGCATGCATAAAGAGAGACATCAGGAACTTGAGAGAGCCAAAGTTGTTCCATAAGGAAAGTGGTAGTGAAGCTAAGCGAACCGCAAGGCCAACGAAGACACTTTGGCAGTCAGACCAGCTCATAGTAGTCCGAGACGGTAAAACCGATCACATGGCGAAGGGGCTGGCAGTTATATCCCGTGTTTAGCAGATACATAGGCCGGACATGTAGGGCTGGAATCACTATGACAACCGAACTAAACGCGATCACATTTAAAGCACAATCCTGTCCTAAGCACAGATTTCAGAACCTTTATGGATTAATGAGGGAAGATCTTCTGTACCGAAGCTGGGGACAGCTCAATAAGCATTCGAAACCGGGTATTGATGGTGTCATGCCGAATCAATACAAACAGCAGTTGGTTAAGAATGTGGCTCAGTTGGCCGAAGCCCTAAAGCAGAAGCGCTACCGAGCCAACGACATAAAACGTGTTTTCATCCCGAAAGCCAATGGCAAACAACGCCCACTCGGTCTACCGACCATAGAGGACAAGTTGGTGCAACAAAGCGTGAGCCAGATACTGCAAAGTATTTGGGAAGCGGATTTCTTGCGCAATAGCTATGGCTACCGCCCGAATAAAAGTGCGCACCAAGCCGCTCACAGCTTAACGCTCAACCTTCAAAACAGTGGTTATGGGTACATTGTGGAAGCGGATATTAAAGGCTTCTTCAATAATCTCGACCACGATTGGTTGATGAGAATGCTGAAAGAACGGATTGATGATAAAGCGATGTTAAGCCTTATCAATCAATGGCTGAAAGCGCGGATTAAAACGCCCGAAGGGATATTCGAGAAACCAGAAAGTGGCTCACCACAAGGTGGGATCATTAGCCCAATGCTAGCGAATATCTATCTTCATTACGCCTTAGATTTATGGTTTGAAAAGAAAGTAAAACCGAAGATGAAAGGGCGAGCGATGTTGATCCGTTACGCAGATGACTTTGTGTGTGCGTTTCAGTATGCCAACGATGCGGAGCGCTTTTATAAGGTGCTGCCGAAAAGACTGGCGAAATTCAATTTAGATGTTGCGCCAGAGAAAACTGCGCTGCTGCGTTTTAGTCGGTTTCACCCTGGTCGAAAACGGCAGTTTGCGTTCTTAGGCTTCGCCTTTTACTGGGCAAAGGATAAGAAAGGCAAAGCTCATCTCAGACGAGTCACGAGTGCGAAGAAGCAACAAGCGAGTCTGAAAGCGATGCTTATTTATATCAAGAAGAAACGATTCGAAAAGCTCAACTGTTGGGCATTCGAACTGAGACGCAAACTGAGGGGACATCACAATTACTTTGGTCTGCCCGATAACAGTCGAGCATGTGGTTACTTTTATCATCTGCTCGTACACAGCTTGTTTAAATGGCTGAATCGTCGAAGTGGAAGAAAGAGCTATAACTGGAGTAATTTCAAGAAGATGTTAACGTATTATGGATTAGAGCGACCACGAGTGAGTAAGCGATTTATTCATGTAGACTGGTATCAGGAACGTGTGTTTACACGAGTGAATGTATAACTGAAGAGCCGGATGCGGTAATTCCGCACGTCCGGATCTGTGCGGGGTCGTCTCAGTAATGGGGCGCTCTACCGCGATTGCTAAATCTCTGATAGGGCGCTCGTCCTGTATATGTTAGAATAGACCTTATTTTTAGAGGGAATTAACATGGCTAATTTGAAAAAAATTGTTGTTGTAACTGACGGAGTTGAAGAAGAGTTAACTCTTTCAGAAATTGGTTACCGTGTACAAGAAGATCAAGTAACTAGGTTACTTAAGCGTTTTGAAAATTTTTCAACTGTCGAAATGACTGACTTAAGGGGGCGTCCATTGAAACTTCCACTTAAAAGAGGTCAAGATGGTGGTATTGACGTGATTTTTCGAATTACGTCTTCTAGTCATCGTGGTCAAGCGAGTGTTTATGGCAAGGTTAAAAAAATCTTAGTTACAAACGATTACTAAAATGAGAAAAATAGCTCTTGAATTCAAATATCGTGAAACTCGTCTTTCTAGACCAGATGTGGATACGATAGTCGGCAATGCTATTAGAAATAGCATTGTAAAAGTTGACGACCCATCATCTGGATGCGTCATTATAAAATGCCATAGTGTTGCTTCAACAGCGTATAAAGCCGCAGAAGAGTGGGGTCAAAAAGGAATAGAAGTCATTATTGACCCGTGTCTAACATTTTATGACGCTCAGTATAAAGGGAAATGAAATGTCTTGTGTTTATCTCACTAAAACAAAAAAAAATGATCTAGTCTTCCTGTATTCCCCTGAACATGAAAGATATGATATCAAAAGCACTATCAACAACGATTTGATTCTTAGCCTCTCTAGTTCATTATTCAGTAGTAGAAAGCTTAAAGAGTTTGAAAATGAAAGAGATACAATTGACATAGTATCTCTCCGAGTTGATTCAGAAAACTATGATATTTTCCTGAAAAAATTAATGTCTTCGATAAAAGAAAGAATAGATAGCACTAATACTGAAACATGGCTTGACCTTGAAAATGAGGATGCAATTGATGAATCAGAATCATTGCGAGAGTTGTTATCAATAAGTTCATTCCTAAGACGTTATTATGGTTTTTCAAAAGACAAAAAGTACAAAGATTATACTTTCTATATTATCCCTCCAGCGAACATTTAGCATAACAAACAATTGAAGA encodes the following:
- the ltrA gene encoding group II intron reverse transcriptase/maturase, with amino-acid sequence MTTELNAITFKAQSCPKHRFQNLYGLMREDLLYRSWGQLNKHSKPGIDGVMPNQYKQQLVKNVAQLAEALKQKRYRANDIKRVFIPKANGKQRPLGLPTIEDKLVQQSVSQILQSIWEADFLRNSYGYRPNKSAHQAAHSLTLNLQNSGYGYIVEADIKGFFNNLDHDWLMRMLKERIDDKAMLSLINQWLKARIKTPEGIFEKPESGSPQGGIISPMLANIYLHYALDLWFEKKVKPKMKGRAMLIRYADDFVCAFQYANDAERFYKVLPKRLAKFNLDVAPEKTALLRFSRFHPGRKRQFAFLGFAFYWAKDKKGKAHLRRVTSAKKQQASLKAMLIYIKKKRFEKLNCWAFELRRKLRGHHNYFGLPDNSRACGYFYHLLVHSLFKWLNRRSGRKSYNWSNFKKMLTYYGLERPRVSKRFIHVDWYQERVFTRVNV